Part of the Flavobacterium sp. MDT1-60 genome, GTTGAAGGTTTGATGTATGACATCACACAAAAGTTTACTGTTTCGCCGGCAAATTTTAAAACGCTAAACGATGATTTAAAATTGAATATTCAAATTGGAAATTCAAGTCCAAATGAGTTATTACATATTTTAACGCAACGCGGACAAGTGACACATTTTGTAGAAAAAATTCCGAGTGTAAATGATATTTTTATTCAAACGGTTACTGAAAATAAAAATTAGAAATCCAAAAAAATAAATTCAAAATTCCAATGTTAGATCGTGTAAAATTGGAATTTGGAATTTGAAAATTAAAATATTTATGAGCATCATTTCATTGATTATAAAAAGAGAATTTATTGCAAAAGTCCGCAATAAGTCTTTTGTTGTCATGACTTTTTTGAGTCCGGTTTTGTTTGTGGCAATTGCTGTTTTTATTGGGTATTTGAGTTCAATGAAAGCAGATACTAAACGAATAGCAATTCACGATGAAACGGGTTTATTTGCCGATGATTTTGTAAAACAGAATAAAAAAGATGCCGAATATAAGTATCTGAATTTGTCTGAAATCGATACGAAATCTTTGAAAGACAGTATTGCCAAAGAAGATTTTAGTGGTCTGATTGTGATTCCGAAAACAGACAATTTAAAAGATTTAGAAAGCAAAGTAGAATTTATTTCGAATAACAGCCCAAGTATTTCTTTTATTGAAAACACACAGGATGTTATTGCCGGAAAAATCACAAAATTAAACCTGGAAAAAGCTAAATTAGACACGCTTGCGATTCAGAAAGCTCAGGCTGAAGTTAATATTCATTTGGCAAAAGCGTCCGGAGAAGAAAGTTTGAAAGGATTAAATGAAATAAAAATCGGTATTGGTGGTGCTTTCGGATATTTGATCATGATGTTCATTATCATTTATGGAAACATGGTGATGCGAAGTGTAATCGAAGAAAAAACAAATCGTATTGTCGAAATCATTATTTCTTCAGTAAAACCATTTCAATTAATGGTTGGTAAAATTGTTGGTACTTCGCTTGCCGGATTATTGCAATTTTTGATTTGGGCGATAATTGGTTTGGGATTGATGTTTGCAGCTTCGGCATTTTTTGGGGTAAATATTGGACCAACTGCCAGAATTTCACCTGAATTAATGCAGTCAGCACAACATGAAATGTCTGGAACGGCACAAATGTATATTAGTGAATTATGGAATTTGCCAATTGCAAGCATCATAATTGGCTTTGTAGTTTATTTTGTGGGAGGCTACTTTTTGTACAGTTCTTTTTATGCAGCAATTGGAGCAGCAGTTGACAATCAAACGGATTCTCAACAATTCCTTTTGCCGATAATTATGCCATTAATTCTAAGCGTTTACATAGGATTCTTTACAGTAGTAAATGATCCACACGGAACTGTTGCGGTAGTATTTTCGATGATTCCGTTAACGTCTCCAATTGTCATGTTAATGCGTATTCCGTTTGGAGTGCCGTGGTGGCAAATTGCGATTTCGGTATCATTATTGTTTGCAACCTTTTTCCTTGTCGTTTGGTTCGCTGCAAAAATTTACCGCGTTGGTATTTTAATGTACGGCAAAAAACCAACATGGAAAGAATTGTATAGATGGCTAAAGTATTAAATTCCAATTCAAAAAGAATGGGAATAAATCCCAAATTCCAATAGTTGGGTTTTGGATTTTTTAAAATTGAAAATTACGAAGAATGAGTAGGATACTAATTATTGAAGACGAAGCAGCGATCAGACGCGTTTTGGTAAAGATTTTGTCAGAAGAAAGTGATACCTATCAGGTAGATGAAGCTGAAGATGGTGCTGTAGGACTTGACAAAATAAAAAACAACGATTACGATTTGGTTTTGTGTGATATCAAAATGCCAAAAATGGACGGCGTTGAGGTCTTAGAAGAAGTAAAAAAAATCAAACCTGAAATTCCGATGGTTATGATTTCGGGTCATGGCGACATGGAAACAGCGATTCATACCATGCGTTTGGGCGCTTTTGATTATATTTCAAAACCACCGGATTTAAACCGTTTATTGAATACGGTTCGTAATGCCTTAGATAAAAAACAACTTGTTGTTGAAAATAAAATCTTAAAGAAAAAAGTTAGCAAAAATTACGAAATGGTAGGCGAGAGTGAAGCTATCAGTCATATTAAATTAATGATTGATAAAGTGGCACAAACCGAAGCCAGAGTTTTAATTACCGGACCAAACGGAACCGGAAAAGAATTAGTAGCACATCAATTACATGAAAAAAGCGAGCGAGCTAATTTTCCTTTAATTGAAGTAAACTGTGCTGCGATTCCTAGTGAATTGATTGAAAGCGAATTGTTTGGTCACGTAAAAGGGGCCTTTACATCAGCAGTGAAAGATCGCGCCGGAAAATTTGAAGCTGCAGATAAAGGAACTATTTTCTTAGATGAAATTGGTGATATGAGTCTTTCGGCGCAAGCCAAAGTGTTACGTGCTTTACAGGAAAGTATGATTACAAGAGTTGGAGCAGAGAAAGATATTAAAGTTGATGTTCGAGTAGTTGCGGCGACTAATAAAGATTTAAAAACAGAAATTGCCGAGGGTCGTTTCCGTGAAGATTTATATCATCGCTTGGCTGTAATTTTGATTAAAGTTCCGCCATTGAATGAGCGACGAGATGATATTCCGGCTTTAGTAAGACACTTTGCGGAGAAAATTGCTTCTGAACAAGGAAATGTGGTCAAAGTATTTTCTCAGCAAGCCATAAAATTATTGCAGGAATACGATTGGACAGGAAATATCCGCGAACTTCGAAATGTAGTCGAAAGATTGATTATTTTGGGAGGAACAGAAATTTCTGAAACTGATGTGAAAATGTTTGCAAGCAAGTAGATGCTTCACACAATAGGCTATAAGCTTTAGGCTTTAGGCTTTAAATGATATAAATAATTTTTGCTTACAGCGTAAAGCTTAAAGCCTAAAGCATTAAAAAAATGAAATTAAAAAAAATAAACGAGAAGTTACAAGATGCCTTAATTGAAAACGGTTTGACAGAAGCAAATGTCTTGCAGATGGAAACTTTTTCAACCATTAAAAGTGGCGCAGATTGTATGATTATCTCTCCAAAAGGAACCGGAAAATCGACAACAATTGTATTGAATGTAATTCAGCAATTGGCTGGACATACAGAAGAATCGCCACGTGCTTTGATTATTGTGGAAGACAAGGAGAAAGTGCTGGCTATGGAAGCTCTTTTTGAGAAATACGGAAAATATACCAATCTTGAAGTTTACGGTGTTCACGACAAAGGAGATATGGACTACGATAAAAACTATATTTCAACCGGAGTTGATGTTTTAATTGGCACACCAAACAAACTGAGTGATATGTTTACCACTGCAGGTTACAATGTAAACCGTTTAAAAATGTTGATTTTAGATGATGCAGATCCTATTTTGAGATTGCGTAATGAAACTAAAATCATGCGTATTTCAAACAGTATTGCCAAAACACAACGTATTATTTTTGCTGAAATATTGACAGAACGCATCGAAATTCTGGCAGATAAATTCCTGTTAGAACCTTATTTCTTTGATATGGATGAAGAAGGAGAAGAGGAGCTGGACGAAGAAGAGGATGGA contains:
- a CDS encoding DEAD/DEAH box helicase translates to MKLKKINEKLQDALIENGLTEANVLQMETFSTIKSGADCMIISPKGTGKSTTIVLNVIQQLAGHTEESPRALIIVEDKEKVLAMEALFEKYGKYTNLEVYGVHDKGDMDYDKNYISTGVDVLIGTPNKLSDMFTTAGYNVNRLKMLILDDADPILRLRNETKIMRISNSIAKTQRIIFAEILTERIEILADKFLLEPYFFDMDEEGEEELDEEEDGIEEEE
- a CDS encoding sigma-54 dependent transcriptional regulator, with translation MSRILIIEDEAAIRRVLVKILSEESDTYQVDEAEDGAVGLDKIKNNDYDLVLCDIKMPKMDGVEVLEEVKKIKPEIPMVMISGHGDMETAIHTMRLGAFDYISKPPDLNRLLNTVRNALDKKQLVVENKILKKKVSKNYEMVGESEAISHIKLMIDKVAQTEARVLITGPNGTGKELVAHQLHEKSERANFPLIEVNCAAIPSELIESELFGHVKGAFTSAVKDRAGKFEAADKGTIFLDEIGDMSLSAQAKVLRALQESMITRVGAEKDIKVDVRVVAATNKDLKTEIAEGRFREDLYHRLAVILIKVPPLNERRDDIPALVRHFAEKIASEQGNVVKVFSQQAIKLLQEYDWTGNIRELRNVVERLIILGGTEISETDVKMFASK
- a CDS encoding ABC transporter permease, with the translated sequence MSIISLIIKREFIAKVRNKSFVVMTFLSPVLFVAIAVFIGYLSSMKADTKRIAIHDETGLFADDFVKQNKKDAEYKYLNLSEIDTKSLKDSIAKEDFSGLIVIPKTDNLKDLESKVEFISNNSPSISFIENTQDVIAGKITKLNLEKAKLDTLAIQKAQAEVNIHLAKASGEESLKGLNEIKIGIGGAFGYLIMMFIIIYGNMVMRSVIEEKTNRIVEIIISSVKPFQLMVGKIVGTSLAGLLQFLIWAIIGLGLMFAASAFFGVNIGPTARISPELMQSAQHEMSGTAQMYISELWNLPIASIIIGFVVYFVGGYFLYSSFYAAIGAAVDNQTDSQQFLLPIIMPLILSVYIGFFTVVNDPHGTVAVVFSMIPLTSPIVMLMRIPFGVPWWQIAISVSLLFATFFLVVWFAAKIYRVGILMYGKKPTWKELYRWLKY